One Mycolicibacterium sp. TUM20985 genomic window, GTTCCCGGCGCCCGACTGCACTACGAAGTCCGCGGAGGCGGCCCGCTGCTCCTCGTCATCGGCTCGCCGATGGCGGCCGCGGAGTTCGCCCCGCTCGCGCACGCAATGGCCCACGACCACACCGTCGTCACCTACGACCCGCGGGGTTTCGCGGGTAGTCCCGTCGACGATCCGAACAGTCCGTCGAACCCCGATCTACGCGCCGACGACGTCGTGGCCATCCTCGACGCGCTCGGCGCCGAGTCCGCCGACGTGTTCGGCTCCAGCGGCGGCGCGGTCACCGGTCTCGCACTGGTCGCGCGCTACCCCGACCGCGTGCGCACGCTGGTGGCGCACGAACCGCCGCTGTTGGAACTGCTTCCCGACGCCGAGCAGCAGCGGGCCGCCACCAGAGACATCACCGATACGTTCCGCACCGAGGGGTTGCACGCCGCGTGGATGAAGTTCATGGTCCACGCCGGCTTCAAGGTGGAGACCTTCGGCTCAGACGACGCCGGCCCACCTGAGCCGCACGGCGCCCCGGTGAACCCCGAGCAGGAGTTGGCGGAGGGGGCGCGCTTCTTCATTCACGATCTGGCTCCCACCACGCAGTACCTACCCGACTTCGAGGCCCTCCGCGCGTCGTCGACCCGCATCGTCATCGGCCTCGGCGTGGAGTCGGGCCACCTGCTGACCCACCGAACCTCGGTCGCCGTGGCCGAGCGACTCGGCATCGACACGACGGAATTCCCCGGCGATCACGGCGGGTTCCTTGGCGCCCCAGGTGAATTCGCCGACCGGCTGCGGGCGGTCCTCTAGCGATTTCGGCGCGTTTCCGTTCGCCGAGCGACCGTTTGCGTGCCCAAATCGCGCGGGGGTCAGCCGATGAGGACGGC contains:
- a CDS encoding alpha/beta fold hydrolase gives rise to the protein MKTTNGLISRSLDVPGARLHYEVRGGGPLLLVIGSPMAAAEFAPLAHAMAHDHTVVTYDPRGFAGSPVDDPNSPSNPDLRADDVVAILDALGAESADVFGSSGGAVTGLALVARYPDRVRTLVAHEPPLLELLPDAEQQRAATRDITDTFRTEGLHAAWMKFMVHAGFKVETFGSDDAGPPEPHGAPVNPEQELAEGARFFIHDLAPTTQYLPDFEALRASSTRIVIGLGVESGHLLTHRTSVAVAERLGIDTTEFPGDHGGFLGAPGEFADRLRAVL